In Phycisphaerales bacterium, the sequence GAAAGACCTCCGCGTCGCCCTGCCTCTCAACGCTCACAATCTGCGGCTGCAGGTCTCGCCCCGCTCCCGCGCCCTGACGCTCTGCCCGAAGCCCCGACGCCAGTTGGCTCTCCGGCGGCGTGATCTGGGCCGTCACCAGGAAGTAGATCAGCAGCAGGAACACCACGTCGATAAGCGAGACCAGCGGCATCGTCGCCGATTCCTCTCGCGCAGCGCGGAGCAGTCTCATGGCATCCCCCCCTGCCCCGACGTTCCCAGTTGCCAACTCTTCACGCCCAAGACGCTTAGCCGATCCGCGATGAGGTTGATCGAGTGCGCCCCGGCGCTCCGGTCCGCG encodes:
- a CDS encoding biopolymer transporter ExbD, which encodes MRLLRAAREESATMPLVSLIDVVFLLLIYFLVTAQITPPESQLASGLRAERQGAGAGRDLQPQIVSVERQGDAEVFRVGGQIVTDGATLTRVLKPLPKEVGVFVRGSSSVRVDSIATALQSCKDAGFIKVSYVPAK